In the Pseudomonadota bacterium genome, one interval contains:
- the rplW gene encoding 50S ribosomal protein L23: MNKSSYYDLIRYPLLTEKTIEAKESYNQYAFAVDRQANKVEIKKAVETLFNVKVQGVRTLSVKGKEKRVGRNVGKRSDWKKAIVTLKPEQKIEFFEGM, translated from the coding sequence ATGAATAAGTCATCTTATTATGATTTGATCCGCTACCCCCTGTTGACAGAAAAAACCATAGAGGCGAAAGAATCATATAATCAGTATGCTTTTGCTGTTGATCGTCAAGCGAATAAGGTTGAGATCAAAAAGGCGGTAGAAACACTTTTCAATGTAAAGGTCCAGGGTGTAAGGACTCTGAGCGTGAAAGGAAAAGAGAAACGGGTGGGACGTAACGTCGGTAAACGTTCGGATTGGAAGAAGGCCATCGTTACCCTGAAACCGGAACAGAAGATTGAATTTTTTGAGGGC